ACAGGCCATAAGTGGTGAACACGTAGTTGAGCGCTGCGAACTTGTCGCCGAAGGTGCCCGGCGCCTTCACGCCGTCGAACAGCGTGTCAGCGATCTTCTTGCCCTCGAGGTTCTCCGACTCGAGCACATCGCTGAGGTCTTCGAGCTGGTCGAGGATGGTGTTCCAGCCGATCGAGTTCGCGCCGGAGTTGTCGACGAGGTCCGGCGGGTTCCCACCGACGAACCGCGGCTGCAGCTCCTGCGCGATCTTGGTGGAGGCGGAGACCTTGGCGGTGACGCCGTCCAGGCCCTTGTTGCCCGCCATGATCTTGGCCGCGTTCTCGACGTAGTCGACGCCGTAGCCGCCGTCGAAGATGACTGCGTCGACCTCGGTGTTGGCAGCGACGCCGAACGGGTTGTCTGCGGTGACTTCACCCTTGGCGCCGCCACCGCCTCCTCCGCCGCCTGGTGCTGCGCAGGAGGCGAGCGACATGCCAAATGGCAGCAGCAGCGCCGTCGCTGCCGCGCCGCGCAACAGGTTGCGGCGGCTGATGGAGGTTTGTGTGAGTTCCATCTTCGTACCTTTCGTTTTGGTGTTCGGGTTCTGGTGTTCCGGGGATCCGATCAGGTGCCCCGGCGGATTCGACCGCGGTAGCGGTCTTCGAGGACGGAGTTGTGCTCATCGCCGCCGGGAATGTTCGCGGAGATGTACATCGGGGGCGTGTCGCCGCGGTCGGCGATGGTGCGTGCCACGCCGAGCGTGAGCAGCTGCGCGATGTACGCCGCGGTGATCGACGAGATCGCACCGGCGCCGATGCCTCCGGAGACTTCGAGAGTCGTATCGCCATAGGGGGCGAGATTGTCGATCACGACGTCGGCGACGTCGGCGAGGCGTCTGCCGGACGGATGCTTCGGCTCGACGCGCATGGTGTGCTCCATGCTCGTCACCGCGATCACGCTGTGACCGCGCTCCTTCGCCCACAGCGCTGCGCCGACGATCGAACCGTTCACCCCGGAGTTCGAGGCGATCATGAAGACGTCGTTCTCGCCGACCGGGACCGTCGCCATCAGTTCTTCGACCAACCAGGGCTCTCGCTCCAGCGCGGGCGTCAGCACGCCGATCTCGCGATCGCCGTGCAGCACGAGGTCGCGGAGAGCGAAGTGATTGGTCGGGATCAACCCGCCTGCGCGCCCGGAGATCTCCATAGCGAAGGCTTCGGAGTGCCCTGTGCCGAAGGCATGGATCACTCCGCCGGCGTCCAAGGCGCCGACCATCAGCTCGATCGCCGGGTCGAGGGAGCCCGCCTCGGCATCGGCAGTCAGGCGAGTGAGGCGTTCGTTCGCCTCACGGAAGAGATCGGACGGTGTCGCGGTCAACTTGCTTCCTCCTGGAGTTCCGATCGGGCTTCCGGCGAACGGGAGTTCAGCTTCCGAGGTCGACGGTGCCCCGACACGGCCGTCGCGGTGGCGGCGAGCCGCCTCGTGGCCGGATCGAACATCTGCTGCGCGATGAGGAGATAGAGCAGATCGATCACGAAGAGCTGCGAGTGCTTCACCGACATGTCGTCAGGGCGCAGGTAGCCGACAGGTGCCGCCGTGGTTATCGACACATCGGCGATATCCGCGATCCAGCTCTCGTCGTCGTGAGTGATCGCAACAGTGAGCGCGCCGACGGCACCCGCCTGGGCGAGCATCTGCACTGTCTCGTTGGTCTGCCCAGTGCTGGACACTCCGATCGCGACGGAGCTCTCACTCTGCAGGACGGCGCTGGCCAGACCGTCGTGCACATCCGACCAGGCATGCGCACTGATTCCGATGCGGTGCATCCTGCGCTGGAACTCCTGAGCGATTCCTGCGCTGCCGCCGAGGCCGTAGATGTCGACGTGCGTGCTGGCGGTGATCGCGCGCGCGGCCCGACCGACAGCATCCAGGTCGATGCCTTCTCGGGTGGTCTCGAGGCCGCTCACATGCACGTTGAGCAGCGTGCGCAGGATCTTCTCCGGCGAATCCGTCGGCTCGAACTCGGCACCGATGTCGGTGAGCCAGGCATGCTCGGCGGCAGCGTGCCCCAGTTCGGTCGCGATCGCGACACGGAACTGGGTGTATCCGTCGAAGCCGAGCGAGCGGCAGAAACGCGTGACGCTCGCAGGGGAGCTTCCCGACCGCTCAGCGAGTTCCGTGATCGTCAGCTCCGCGGGAGTGGTCGGGTGCGAGATCACTAGATCGGCGATCCGGGCCAGAGCGACCGGCATGGCATGACGGCGCTCGGCGATACGGCTGACGATCGCGCCGTTGCCGGTGTTCATACTGCGTGGCACCATTGCCTCCAGAACTCACTCTCGCAGGAAGTTCCCGTTTGGATGAAAACTATTCTCACCGTCAGGGTGCGTCAAGTTAGGACGCGTAACAAATGGGTCACGACATTCTGATGCTCGGAGTGGATGCGGGCGGAACATCGACCAGGGCGGTGCTGACGACCGGTGAGGGCGAGTGCATCGGCTACGGCGTCGGCGGGCGCGGGAACCCCATCGCTGTGGGTCCCGACCGCGCGGCGGACGGTGTGCTCGATGCCATCGCGCTGGCGCTCGCGCCGTCCGCCCGCACCCTGGCCGAGGTGGAAGTCGTCACCGCGGCCATGGCAGGGCAGCGCGCCGAAGACGGCGAAGGCGGATGGCTGGCCGACCGGCTCGCTGCCGAGGGATTCAGCGGCCGGCTCACCTTCGAGTCGGATCTGATGGCGACATACGCCAGCGGTTCGGTGGAGCCCTTCGGCTACGCGATCGTTGCCGGCACCGGGGCGTCCGCAGTCCGCGTCGCCGGTGGCCGTATCGACGCGACGGCGGATGGGCTGGGCTGGTTGCTGGGAGATCGTGGCAGCGGCTTCTGGATCGGGCACCGGGTGGCGCGGGCGGTCGTGCGGGATCTGGATCATGCGGGACCGGCGACGGTGCTGACGCGCGGCGTGCTGGAGCATCTCGGCATCGTCGAGGATGCGACACGCAGAGAGGGGCGCTCTCGCACGCTCGAACAGTTGGTCGAGACGTTGTACGCCATGCGGCCGATCGAGCTCGCTGCTCTCGCACCGCTCGCCTTCGTGGCCGGTGATCCGGTGGCCGAGAGCATTCTGCGGCGAGCGGGCGAGCACCTCGCCGATTCGCTCGCCGCAGTTCTGGCCGGCCCGGGGCCGCTCGTCGTCGGAGGCAGCGTGCTCTTTCGCCCGACCCCCGTCAGAGACGCGTTCCTCCACCGTCTCGGCGCTGCTGCGGCGGGCCTCGAGCTGATTCCGGTCATCGACGGTGCGGTCGGCGCCGGGCTGCTCGCGGTGCGTGCCGGCGGCGCGCGCGTGTCGTCCGAGACATTCGCCAGGCTCAGCGAGACGCTCTCGCGCTTCCGGTGATCCCGCGCGATGCCACATCATCCTCGAAAGCTACTCTATGATCGTAATTTGGGGCAAGCAATCAAAAACAAGCATTGAGCGGAAGGCATCCACACATGGCCAATTCGGTCCCCGGCGCATACATGCGCGAGGAACTCCTCTCCCAGCCGCAGACCTGGGCGCGCGCCGCCGAGATGCGCGACGAGCAGAAGGTGCTCCCGGCCGCGGGTGCACGTGTCGCCGTCGTGGGTTGCGGCACGTCCTGGTTCATCGCGCAGTCGTACGCCGCGCTGCGCGAGACGGCCGGTCTCGGCGTGACGGACGCTTACGCGGCATCCGAGGCGTTCCTCGATCGTGACTACGACGCCGTCGTGGCGCTCACGCGCTCTGGGACCACCAGCGAGGTGCTGGAGCTCACTGAGCAGGTCAAGGGGAAGGTCCCGGTCATCGGCGTGATCGGCGACCCGACTTCGCCACTGGTCGACCTCGTCGACGAGGTCGTGCTGCTGCCCTTCGCCGACGAGCAATCGGTCGTGCAGACGCGCTTCGCCACCACCGCGCTCACACTGTTCCGCGCCTCGCTCGGCCTCCACGACGACGTCGCCCGTTCGATCGCGGATGCCGAAGCGGTGCTCGCGACCGCAGACGATAGCACGCTTACCGAAGCAGAGCAGTACACATTCCTCGGGCGTAACTGGACCATCGGTCTCGCGCATGAGGCTGCGCTGAAGATGCGCGAGTCCTCGCAGTCCTGGACGGAGTCGTATCCTTCGATGGACTACCGCCATGGCCCGATCGCGATCGCCGCGCCCGGCCGCATCACCTGGCAGTTCGGCGTCGCTCCCGAAGGGCTCGCAGGCCAGATCGAGGCCACCGGCGGCCGCTTCGTGCAGCACGACGTCGATCCGCTCGCCGACCTCGTACGACTGCACCGCGTCGCACTCGATCGCGCCGTGGCCAAGGGACTCAACCCGGATCTCCCCCGAAACCTCAGCCGATCGGTCATTCTGGACGCGTGATGTCCGCAGCAGCGATCGACCCGCCCAGCATCGGCGAGGGTGCGCCCGTACTCGCCTTCGACGTCGGAGGCACCGACATCAAGTCGGCGATCTTCGACGCGAACGGCATCGCACTCGGGCTGCGTCGCACGCCGACCCCGGCTCTGGGTGACGACCCGGCTGCGGCGCTGATCGAAGAGCTCGCCCGTCTCTCGGACGAGCTGCGGGCGCAGCATCCGGAAGTCGCACCTGCGGCCCTCGGCTTCGTCGTGCCGGGCATCGTCGATGCGGATGCCGGGATCGGCGTCTTCGCGAGCAACCTGGGGTGGCGCGATGCGCCGCTGCGTGCGCTTGCCGCTGAACGGCTGCAGCTGCCGATCGCCTTCGATCACGACGTGCGCTCCGCGAGCTGGGCAGAGCACCAGCTCGGCGGCGCCCGCGCACATGACGACGTCGTCGTGCTGATCATCGGCACCGGTATCGCCGGAGCGATCCTCGTGGGCGGCGAGCCATACACCGCGGGCGGCTACGCCGGCGAGATCGGGCATTCCCCGATCGCTGACGGCCCCGTGTGCGCGTGCGGTGCGCGCGGCTGCCTCGAGGCCGTCGCTTCTGCGGGGGCCATCGCCCGCCGCTATGCCGCAGAGACCGGCACCACTCCGGACGGCGCCAGGGATGTGATCGCACGTGCTGCCGCCGGCGACACTGTCGCCGCGCGCATCTGGGACGACGCGCTCGACGCGCTCACGATGTCGCTCGCACAGCTGACCGCGATGTTCGCGCCGGAGGCGATCGTGATCGGCGGCGGCCTCTCCCGCGCCGGGGGCGCACTGTTCGACGAGCTGCGCAGGCGGCTGGCGGCCAGGCTCAGTTTCCATCGGCTGCCGGAACTGCTGCCGGCCGAGCTTCAAGGCGACGCCGGGCTCATCGGCGCAGCCCTGCGCGCGAGGGAGTCGACATGATCGTCACCGTCACGGCGAACCCCGCACTCGACCTGACGTGGGAGATCGACCGCATCGAGATCGGTGCCGCGCACCGCGCAGACACCGGTGCCGTTCGCGCCGGCGGCAAGGGTCTCAACGTCGCAAGGGTCGCTCACGCCCAGGGATATCCGGTTCGTGCGGTGACGACCTGCGGCGGCGCGACCGGTGCAGAGCTGCGCGCCGAGCTCGAGGCGAGCGGGGTGCCGCACCTGCTCGTTCCGGTCGCCGCGCCGACCCGGCGCAGCGTCGCGTGGGTCGACCGTGCGCTCGGAGACACCACGATCGTCAATGAGCGCGGTGCGAATCCGAGCGCCGACGAATGGGCGGCATTCAGTGACGTCGTGCGCGCAGAGGCCGCCGCTGCATCGGTGCTGGTGATCTCCGGGAGCTTCCCGCCCGGTGCACCGCCGACGCTTCTGCCGGAACTCATCACCGCAGGCGCCGGGCGGCCCGTGATCGTCGACACGTCGGGCCCCGCGCTGCTCGCGGCGGCGGATGCCGGGGTCGCGGTGCTCAAGCCCAACAAAGCCGAACTCGCGGAAGCCACCGGGCTCGCCGATCCGATCGCCGGGGCTCGCGAGCTTCTGCGCCGCGGTGCGGGTCTCGTGCTGCTCTCGCTCGGCGCCGACGGCATGTACGCGGTCACGACCGATCGGCTGCTGCGCGCATGCCTGCCTGAGCCGCTCGCCGGGAACCCGACGGGGGCGGGAGATGCCGCTGTCGCGGCCGCGGCGACGCTGCTGACCGACGGCACCAGCGATCCCGAATCGATCCTGCGTCGTGCGACCGCCTGGTCGGCAGCAGCCGTGCTCATGCCTCTGGCCGGCGAGATCCATCCGACCTGGCGTGACATTGAACGAGCGCTGATCGTGGACACCTTTCCCGCCCCGACGCACCATCTGGAAGAGCCCGCATGACCCTCGTCTCCGCCGCCGACCTCGTCCGCGAGGCTGCCGCCCGCAACCGTGGCATCGGCGCCTTCAACGTGATCCACCTCGAGACCGCCGAGGCACTGGTCGCGGCATCCGCTCAGGCTCGGCTCCCGGTCATCCTGCAGATCTCGCAGAACTGCGCGAAGTATCACGGCGCGCTCGAGCCGATCGCCCTGGCGACGCTCGCCGTCGCTCGCAGGGCCGAGACACCGGTCGCCGTGCACCTCGATCACGCCGAGCTGCCAGAACTCGTGGACGAGGCCATCGCGCTCGGATTCGGATCGGCGATGTTCGACGGCGGCGCCCTGCCCTACGACGAGAACGTCGCCCTGACCCGTGAGGTCGCGGCCCGCGCGCACGCGGCCGGCGTCTACGTCGAAGGCGAGCTGGGCGAGGTCGGCGGGAAGGACGGCGCCCACGCGCCGGGCGTGCGCACCGATCCTGACGAGGCCAGCGCGTTCGTCGCCGAGACCGGAGTTGACGCGCTCGCCGTCGCTGTGGGGTCGTCCCACGCAATGACCGATCGCAGCGCATCCCTCGACGTCGACCTCATCGCGCGGCTGAGAGGAGCCCTCGATGTGCCGTTGGTGCTGCACGGGTCGTCCGGCGTCGCGGATGCTGTCATCATGGATGCCGTGCACGCCGGTATGACCAAGATCAACGTCTCCACACATCTGAACGGTTTCTTCACACGGGCCGTGCGTCAGACGCTCGACGCCGATGAGCGCCTGGTCGACTCGCGCAAGTACATCGCCCCCGGCCGTGCGGCGGTCGTCGACGAGGCCGCCCGGATGCTGCGGCTGTTCGCCCTGCAGGGCGCGTGATGAAGCGGGCGGCTCGACTGAGTGCGATCCTCGATCTGCTGGCGACGCAGGGGGAGGTCACGGTCGATGAGCTGGTGGAGCAGCTCGATGCGTCTCCGGCGACGGCCAGGCGCGACCTCGACAGCCTCGCGGAGCAGCGGTTGCTCACCCGCACGCATGGTGGAGCGGTTGCGCAGTCGGTCGCCTACGAGCTGCCCATCAGGTACAAGAGCCATCACCGCACCGATGAGAAAGCGCGCATAGCGCAGGTCGCAAGACACCTGGTCGCCCCCGGTGCCGTGGTCGGGCTGTCCGGAGGCACCACGACGACAGCGATCGCGGCCGCCCTCGCCGCCAGGGAAGACACCGCTCAGCACGGCCTGACGATCGTCACCAACGCGGTGAACATCGCCGCTCAGCTGGCGACGCGGCCCGATATCAAGGTCGTGGTCACCGGTGGAGTGATCCATTCGCGCAGCTACGAGCTCGTCGGTCCTTTCGTGGAGCAACTGCTCAGCGGCATCCAACTCGATATCGCGTTCATCGGCGTGAACGGAATGGATGCCGGGGCCGGTGCCACCACGCACGATGAGCGTGAGGCGGCCGTGAATCGGATGATGGCGCAGCGCGCGAGGCGAGCGGTGATCGTCGCCGATTCGAGCAAGATCGGCGTCTCCGCCTTCGCATTCGTCGGAGGACCGGAGCTGTTCCCGACGGTGATCACCGACGCGGGCATCACCGAGGCCAATCGCACCGCTCTGGAGTCCGTGGGGCACAGCGTCCTCCTCGCCCGCTGACGCGGTGCACCTGCTGACCCGGCTCGCCTGCTGACCCGGGTACATCTGCAGGGCCGTTGCACGGATGCAGGGGCATCCGGCGGCGTGTCGTCCTGCATCCGTGCGATCTCCCTGCATCTGTACCCGATGTGCCCTTGCGGTCGACCGATCACGCTGTGTTCACCTGACGTTCCATTCCAAGTACGACGGTCTCGTAATTCCTGGACACCTTCGAGAGTTCGAATACAGGTGTTCTCGAAATCCCGTCATCCTTGGAAAGGCCACATCCATGCGTCGCTACACCCTCCCCGCGGTGGGCTTGCTCGGCATCGCTGCTCTCGCTCTCACCGGCTGCCAGACCCCTGCCGCAGACACCGACGCGAACGCCGCGGCAGCTGCGCCTGATGCCCCGATCACGATCGCCACTCTCCCCGCGTCCGACGATCCCACCCAGGTCAACCCGGTCGATGCACTCGCCGAGCTCATCGAGAAGGAAACCGGACGCACCGTCGAGATCACCGACGTGCCCGACTACCTCAGCGTCGTCGAGGCCATTCGCAGCGACCACGTCGACATCGGGATCATGAGCGGTTTCCCCTCGGCACTCGCCGTCAACACCGGCGAGGTCGATGCGCTCCTGGCGTGGAAGGGGTCGGATGAGCCGGTCTCCACCTGCGTCGTGAAGGACGACTCTCCGATCAAGACCGTCGCCGACCTCAAAGGCAAGACGGTCGCCTTCGCCGATCAGGCATCCAGCTCCGGATACTTCATGCCGGTGTACATGCTGCACGAGGCCGGGCTGGAACAGGGCGAGGACTACGAGGGCATCTTCGCCGGCGGCCACGAAGGCAGCTTCGCCGCGTTGCAGCAGGACCAGGTGGATGCCGCATGCACGGCCTTCGTGCTCACCGAGATGGGGGCTCCGATGTTCCCCTTCGCCGATGGTGAGTGGCGGGCAGTGGGCGAGAGCCCCTCGATGGACGTCATGGGAACGGTGCTCGCGCGGCAGTCGCTCGACGACGAGACCCGCACGCTCCTGGAAGAGGCGCTGCCGAAGGTGTTCTCCGAGGAGAACGCGGACGCGCTCGCCGCCTACAGCTCGTTCATCGGTCTTGAGGTCGAGATCGCGCCGGACCCGAGCATCTTCGCGTCCTTCGCTGAGATCGCAGGCGTCGCCGGGGTCGAGCTCAAGGATCTGAAATGAGCAACCAGGTGACACGGGTGACGGATGCCGCGGCATCCGCCACTGCCCAGGCGGCGCCCGTGCGTGCCGGTGCTGGGCAGGCATCCGTCACCGCGACCGATCGCACGACCACGGCCGAGCTGCGGCAGGCGCTCCCACTCGTGACGGTGCGGGATCTCCGCGTCGCGTACGACGACAAGCCGGAGACCAAGCCGGTGCTCGACGGCGTCGATCTCGAACTGTTCCCCGGCGAGATGGTGGCGCTGCTCGGTGCCTCCGGCTCGGGAAAGTCCACGCTGATGAAGAGTCTCACCGGGTTCGCACCGGTCTCCGGTGGTTCGGTGCGCATCGCCGGTCACGACGTCACCAACCTCGCACGGGGTGAGCTGCGCACTCTCCGCTCGGACGTCGGGCAGGTGTTCCAGCAGTTCCAGCTGATCCCACGGTTGAGCGTGCTCACGAATGTGCTCACGGGGGCGCTGCACGGCGCAGGACCGATCAACCTCGTCGGCGGGTTCTCGTCGGCGCACCGTCAGCGCGCGCTGTCGCTGCTGGACCGCGTGGGCATCGCCCACAAGGCCAAGGACCCCGCCCGCTCCCTCAGCGGCGGCCAGCAGCAGCGAGTCGCGATCGCACGGGCGCTGATGCAGCAGCCGCGGGTGATCCTCGCCGATGAGCCGGTGGCGTCGCTGGATCCGAAGCTCGCCGACTCGGTGCTCGGGCTGCTGCGTCGGATCGCGACGGAGGACGGCATCCCGGTGCTCGTCAGTCTGCACGTGCTGCCGCTGGCGCTCGCGCACAGCGACCGGATCGTCGGGCTCCGCCACGGCGAGATGCTCGTCTCGGCGCGCACGACCGACCTCGACGCCGCGAAACTGTCGGTGCTCTACGACGAGGAGGATGACGATGTCGACCACCACGCCTGAATCGCGCACGCCCGAGTCGCACTCGCCGCAGCCGCGCGCGAAGCGCGAGCAGCCGACGCTGTCGACAGCGGACAGGGCGCGACTGGAGCGGGCGTTCTCGATTCCGCGGACCCGTTTCCTGATCGGCATCCCGGTCGCGATCATCGTGCTGTTCTGGTCGGCAGGCGGAGTCGGCTTCGACTTCTTCAAGCTCGGCGAGGGCGCCATCAACATGGGCGAGTTCCTCTCGCGGCTGTTCCCACCGGACTTCTCCAAGCTCGGCACGATCCTCGCCCTGCTGCTGGAGACGCTGCAGATGGCGATCATCGCCACCGTGCTCGGTGCGGTGCTCTCGCTGATCGTGGCCTTCGGCGCGGCATCCAACATCGCGCCGAAGTGGCTGTACTACCCCTCGCGCTGGGTGATGAACATCATCCGCTCGGTGCCCGACCTCGTCTTCGCGCTGATGTTCGTGTCGGCGGTCGGGCTCGGCCCGTTCGCCGGAATCCTGGCGATGACGCTGGGCTCGCTGGGTTCGATCGGCAAGATCTTCGCCGAGGCGATGGAGTCGGTCGATCGCGGCCCGATCACCGCGATGCAGGCGGTCGGTGCATCCAAGCGTCAGGTCATCCAGTACGGGGTGCTTCCGCAGGCGGCCCCTCTGCTCGTGTCGTACACGCTGCTGTTGTTCGAGGGCAACGTGCGCGGCGCCACGATCCTCGGCCTCGTCGGCGCCGGCGGCATCGGTCTCGAACTCACCACAGCGATGCGGATGTACGACTACGGACACCTCAGCGCCATCATCATCTGCATCATCGTGCTCGTCACGGCAATCGATCAGGGCAGCGCCCTCATCAGAAGGAGAATCACATGACCACGGCATCCATGGACACCGCCGCGATCGACATCACCCTGAGCGCACCGGTCAACCTGCGCGATCTCGGCGGAATCCCGATCGACGGAGGGGTGCTGCGCGAAGGCCTGGCGATTCGCACCGACGACCTCGCGTACGTCACCTCGGATGTGGTCGACGAGCTGATCGATGCGGGCCTCACCGCGATCATCGACCTGCGCTCTCCGGCCGAGGTCGCCGCGACAGGGCGCGGCCCTTTCGGGGAACGCGCCCTGGGCTATCACCACCTCCCTCTCATCGCGAACGTCGCGGACTCGATGGCCGAGGGCGCTCCTGATCTCAGCCACGAGGGCATGGGGAGGATGTACGTACGGATGGTCGAGACCGCAGCCCCTCAGCTCGTCACGGCCCTGAACGTCATCGCGTACACCCCGGGGGCGACCGCCTTCCACTGCGCCGCGGGCCGCGATCGCACCGGCGTGCTCGCCGCAATGCTGCTGCTGGTCCTGGGGGCGCACGACGATGACATCGTCGCCGACTACACGCGCACCGGCGAGAACATGGTCGCCATCATGCAGCGCACCGCCCCTGTCATGGGTGCGATGTGGCGAGCGCTCGGCTTCGAGCCCGACGCGCGTCAGGCTTCGACGAAGCTCCTCGAAGGATCGATGGAGGTCTCCATGCGTTCACTGCTGGGCACCTTGCGTGAGCGGCACGGTGATGCCCTCGCACCACTGCGCGCTGCCGGCCTCAGCGATGACACGATCGCCCGACTCAGTGAGCGGGCGCGCTCGTAATGACGGTTGTCGTGGCGGATGCCGGGACCGCGGTGCGCCGTAGGCCCGGCCGTCCGCGGGACGAGGAGATCGACGGTCAGATCATCGCGGCGACGCTGGGGCTGATCGATGCAGAGGAACCGGTGACGGTCACCAGGATCGTGCAGCGCAGCGGTGTGAGCCGCGCTGCGCTGTACCGGCGCTGGCCGTCGTTGACGACACTGATCGCGGCGGCCCTGGATGTGGGACGTTCGATCCCGCCTGCGGTCGACGCGGAGGGCGATCTTCGAACAGCGATCTTCGCATCGATGTTCGGCGCGGCGGGGATGGCGACGACATCCGCCTACTCCGAGGCGCGCTTCCGGCACCGCATCCGCCTCGTGATGGCCGATCGGGCGTTGCAGAAGGCGTACTGGAGATCGCACGTCGCACGTCGCCGCGTTCCGGTGGAGTCCGCGCTGAGCGCAGGCATCGCACGTGGCATCCTGCGTGACGACCTCGACGTCGAGGCGTGCTTCGACGCGATAGCCGGGGTCGTGTACTACCAGCTCGTCGTTCGGGGCGACCGGCTCGAGGACGAGAGCACTCGTGCCAGGGTGAGCGCGGCGATGGACGTCGTGTGGCGCGGGATGCTGGCCTGACGCTCACGGCGCGGCAGGCAGTGGTCAAGGCAATAGCGTAGAGAGGTGATCGCTCTCGCCGTGCTCCTGTTCGTCAACGCCGCCTTCAACGTCATCGTGTGGCCGCGGTTCTACAAGCGGGTCGCGAACGACCCGAGGGCGCGGGACGCCGAGGGCAGGGCCACGACGTTCCTCAAAGTGCACGCGGTGCTGATCGCGCTCGCACTGGTGATCGCGCTCGTGTCCGTGATCGCGGGCATAGCCGCACTCACCGGCGCTCTCTGACCGGACCGGCAGGCGCCGGCCGCTCGTGCTGTGCGACTCACTCGAACTGGCGCGCGTGCGAGGTCCAGCCGGCTTCGGCGGGAAGCGCACGCAGACCGCGATTCGCGACGGCGAGCAGTACCGAGATCGCGCACAGGACGGATGCCGTGATCAGGGTGTTCTCGCGCCCGATCGCAGCGAGACCGAACCCGGCGATCAGCGGAGCGAAGGGCATCGCGCCCATCCCGAGGACTGCAGATGCGCTGTTGGCTCGACCGAGCAGTTCGGTCGGCGTCGCGACCATGAAGTAGCCCATCAGAGCGGCGTTCACGGCGGGGATGAAGAACACCGTGACGCCGAGGACAGCGATCAGTGCGAGCGGCTCGCGTGCGGGGATCATGCTGAACACCCCGGCAGTGGCGACGGCGAGGCCGCCGATGATGACGATGCTCGCGCGGATCCGTGACACCAGGAGGGGCGCGATCAGCGCGCCGATCAGCATCGCGACCCCAGCGCCGGTCGCGAGCAGGCCGATCGTGACCGTTGAGTGGCCCGCCTGCTGCAATGCGTAGATGACGGTCGTCATGGCGGTGCTGAATCCGAGGTTGACGATGGTCGCCACGAACAGCACGCCGCGCAGGTCGGGTCGGGAGATCAGCCAACGGAAGCCCTCCGCGATCTCCCGCAGTGCGTTCGGGCGGGCGATCGCCACTGCGGCGGCCGCGAGCCCGACCTCCGATGCCGCCGGATCTGGTGCTGCAGGACCTGTTGCTGCAGGGGCCGAGCGCCGCAGCATCCATGCCGTCGCCGTTGCGACCACGTGGCACGCCGCCATCGCAGCACCGATCAGCCACGCTCCGGACGCG
The DNA window shown above is from Microbacterium murale and carries:
- a CDS encoding DeoR/GlpR family DNA-binding transcription regulator; the protein is MKRAARLSAILDLLATQGEVTVDELVEQLDASPATARRDLDSLAEQRLLTRTHGGAVAQSVAYELPIRYKSHHRTDEKARIAQVARHLVAPGAVVGLSGGTTTTAIAAALAAREDTAQHGLTIVTNAVNIAAQLATRPDIKVVVTGGVIHSRSYELVGPFVEQLLSGIQLDIAFIGVNGMDAGAGATTHDEREAAVNRMMAQRARRAVIVADSSKIGVSAFAFVGGPELFPTVITDAGITEANRTALESVGHSVLLAR
- the phnE gene encoding phosphonate ABC transporter, permease protein PhnE, with the translated sequence MSTTTPESRTPESHSPQPRAKREQPTLSTADRARLERAFSIPRTRFLIGIPVAIIVLFWSAGGVGFDFFKLGEGAINMGEFLSRLFPPDFSKLGTILALLLETLQMAIIATVLGAVLSLIVAFGAASNIAPKWLYYPSRWVMNIIRSVPDLVFALMFVSAVGLGPFAGILAMTLGSLGSIGKIFAEAMESVDRGPITAMQAVGASKRQVIQYGVLPQAAPLLVSYTLLLFEGNVRGATILGLVGAGGIGLELTTAMRMYDYGHLSAIIICIIVLVTAIDQGSALIRRRIT
- a CDS encoding SCO4848 family membrane protein, with amino-acid sequence MIALAVLLFVNAAFNVIVWPRFYKRVANDPRARDAEGRATTFLKVHAVLIALALVIALVSVIAGIAALTGAL
- a CDS encoding MFS transporter → MTTATAHRLVHNIRYITWLISDTAKGLASALFGFAIPLIALFVTNDPAQAGIISAVGMTIRTLTTVFGGVLADRHDRIVMMIVGSAAGVVLAGAFTVLALADALTFATLLVIDVALAARAGLFDVAGESALKEIVPDDAMGRAQAANQGRDAVLQLAGGPLGGVLLASGAWLIGAAMAACHVVATATAWMLRRSAPAATGPAAPDPAASEVGLAAAAVAIARPNALREIAEGFRWLISRPDLRGVLFVATIVNLGFSTAMTTVIYALQQAGHSTVTIGLLATGAGVAMLIGALIAPLLVSRIRASIVIIGGLAVATAGVFSMIPAREPLALIAVLGVTVFFIPAVNAALMGYFMVATPTELLGRANSASAVLGMGAMPFAPLIAGFGLAAIGRENTLITASVLCAISVLLAVANRGLRALPAEAGWTSHARQFE
- the phnD gene encoding phosphate/phosphite/phosphonate ABC transporter substrate-binding protein; translation: MRRYTLPAVGLLGIAALALTGCQTPAADTDANAAAAAPDAPITIATLPASDDPTQVNPVDALAELIEKETGRTVEITDVPDYLSVVEAIRSDHVDIGIMSGFPSALAVNTGEVDALLAWKGSDEPVSTCVVKDDSPIKTVADLKGKTVAFADQASSSGYFMPVYMLHEAGLEQGEDYEGIFAGGHEGSFAALQQDQVDAACTAFVLTEMGAPMFPFADGEWRAVGESPSMDVMGTVLARQSLDDETRTLLEEALPKVFSEENADALAAYSSFIGLEVEIAPDPSIFASFAEIAGVAGVELKDLK
- a CDS encoding phosphonate ABC transporter ATP-binding protein, yielding MSNQVTRVTDAAASATAQAAPVRAGAGQASVTATDRTTTAELRQALPLVTVRDLRVAYDDKPETKPVLDGVDLELFPGEMVALLGASGSGKSTLMKSLTGFAPVSGGSVRIAGHDVTNLARGELRTLRSDVGQVFQQFQLIPRLSVLTNVLTGALHGAGPINLVGGFSSAHRQRALSLLDRVGIAHKAKDPARSLSGGQQQRVAIARALMQQPRVILADEPVASLDPKLADSVLGLLRRIATEDGIPVLVSLHVLPLALAHSDRIVGLRHGEMLVSARTTDLDAAKLSVLYDEEDDDVDHHA
- a CDS encoding tyrosine-protein phosphatase translates to MTTASMDTAAIDITLSAPVNLRDLGGIPIDGGVLREGLAIRTDDLAYVTSDVVDELIDAGLTAIIDLRSPAEVAATGRGPFGERALGYHHLPLIANVADSMAEGAPDLSHEGMGRMYVRMVETAAPQLVTALNVIAYTPGATAFHCAAGRDRTGVLAAMLLLVLGAHDDDIVADYTRTGENMVAIMQRTAPVMGAMWRALGFEPDARQASTKLLEGSMEVSMRSLLGTLRERHGDALAPLRAAGLSDDTIARLSERARS
- a CDS encoding TetR/AcrR family transcriptional regulator, which translates into the protein MTVVVADAGTAVRRRPGRPRDEEIDGQIIAATLGLIDAEEPVTVTRIVQRSGVSRAALYRRWPSLTTLIAAALDVGRSIPPAVDAEGDLRTAIFASMFGAAGMATTSAYSEARFRHRIRLVMADRALQKAYWRSHVARRRVPVESALSAGIARGILRDDLDVEACFDAIAGVVYYQLVVRGDRLEDESTRARVSAAMDVVWRGMLA